One part of the Pandoraea faecigallinarum genome encodes these proteins:
- a CDS encoding Lrp/AsnC ligand binding domain-containing protein: MRVQQQSVRTLDRLDRRILGLLQQDGRISMKDLSEQVGLSITPCIERVKRMERDGVIMGYFARVNPAALGAALLVFVEITLDHKSGNMFDQFRREVLRIPEVMECHLISGDFDYLIKARIREMSEYRKLLGDILLQLPGAVQSKSYVVMEEIKETLTIHVEE; the protein is encoded by the coding sequence ATGAGAGTGCAGCAGCAATCGGTTCGTACGCTGGATCGGCTCGACCGGCGCATCCTCGGGCTGCTTCAGCAAGATGGCCGGATATCCATGAAAGATCTGTCGGAGCAGGTCGGTTTATCGATCACGCCTTGCATCGAGCGGGTGAAGCGCATGGAGCGAGACGGGGTCATCATGGGCTACTTCGCCCGCGTGAATCCGGCCGCGCTTGGGGCGGCGCTGCTGGTGTTCGTCGAGATCACGCTCGATCACAAGTCGGGCAACATGTTCGACCAGTTCCGCCGGGAGGTTCTGCGAATTCCCGAGGTGATGGAGTGTCATCTGATTTCCGGCGACTTCGACTACCTCATCAAGGCGCGGATTCGCGAGATGTCCGAGTACCGCAAGTTGCTGGGAGACATTCTTCTGCAACTGCCGGGGGCCGTGCAGTCGAAGAGCTACGTGGTGATGGAGGAGATCAAGGAGACGCTCACCATCCACGTGGAAGAGTGA